The Panicum virgatum strain AP13 chromosome 5K, P.virgatum_v5, whole genome shotgun sequence genome has a window encoding:
- the LOC120708077 gene encoding pentatricopeptide repeat-containing protein At3g58590-like, with product MRPRRPSPPPSASLFNSLIASRARTGRSADALSLLARMLAAGVAPTAFTFAPILASPSATACCAAQLHPHILKRGLLHGEPYSGTSLVGFFGRSGRFDGALKVFGEMTVRSVVTWNCLISSFVQFGRSRDALFWFRELVRSGDGLSDGSLVAVLPAFGSLEQVHGLVWKIGMDSFPAVANALLNSYCTCGAIYVAEKMFNELVFRDVASWNTVIASFARSNVPERAFELFLSMQRRGDLPNETTFASVLYACASMNGHEHGKFIHAKVIKRNLNTSEFLNTSLVDFYANCIGWRDARKVVEEIPENSTTCWNALISGHSDSDGPTSLAILRDMLRSGIKPNEVSFSASLKDPSFLDLQQIHSLVTRLGHSDNDYVSSGIISSYASHGIVSDALTYGVALNPDSCSVSMNVLAGVYNKARMYQETKKLLLHQQARDTTSWSILITACSRSGDYIEAFGFFKQMRIMGYHVDNYIFVSLLSICTKNNSLDLGKLIHGLIIKTISGCCDTYVDNMLLDMYAKCGRIEDCLKVFEEMKDRNLISWTAVISGLGLNGFSHKALAWFKAMEKDGCKPDKVAILAVLSACRHGRLVEEGMKIFKNVKANYSVEAEMEHYICVVDMLCKCGHLKEAEVVIRGMPFQPSTVIWRTFLQGCKTYGVTEVQVFASNGSNRIALDKL from the coding sequence ATGCGACCGCGGCGCCCGAGCCCGCCGCCCTCGGCTTCCCTCTTCAACTCCCTCATCGCCTCCCGCGCCCGCACCGGCCGCTCGGCGGACGCCCTCTCGCTCCTCGCGCGCATGCTCGCCGCAGGGGTCGCCCCGACCGCCTTCACCTTCGCGCCGATCCTCGCATCGCCTTCCGCCACCGCCTGCTGCGCCGCGCAGCTGCACCCTCACATCCTCAAGAGAGGGCTGCTCCACGGCGAGCCTTACTCGGGGACCTCGCTGGTGGGGTTCTTCGGGCGGAGCGGGCGGTTCGACGGAGCGCTCAAGGTGTTCGGTGAAATGACGGTGAGGAGCGTGGTCACCTGGAACTGTCTCATCTCTTCGTTCGTGCAGTTTGGACGCTCCCGCGATGCTCTGTTCTGGTTCAGGGAGCTAGTGAGAAGCGGCGATGGCTTATCAGACGGCTCTCTTGTTGCAGTGTTGCCTGCGTTTGGGTCGCTGGAGCAAGTTCATGGTCTCGTGTGGAAAATCGGAATGGATTCCTTCCCAGCAGTTGCAAATGCATTGTTGAATTCATACTGCACTTGCGGTGCTATATATGTTGCAGAGAAGATGTTCAATGAGTTGGTGTTCAGAGATGTGGCTTCTTGGAATACAGTGATAGCCAGTTTTGCTAGGAGTAACGTCCCAGAGAGAGCTTTTGAGCTTTTCTTAAGTATGCAACGTCGGGGTGATTTGCCAAATGAAACAACATTTGCCAGCGTTCTTTATGCCTGCGCCAGTATGAATGGACATGAGCATGGGAAGTTTATTCATGCAAAAGTTATCAAGCGAAATCTCAATACAAGTGAGTTTCTCAACACCTCATTGGTTGATTTCTATGCAAACTGTATTGGTTGGAGGGATGCACGTAAAGTAGTTGAAGAGATTCCTGAGAATAGCACCACGTGTTGGAATGCTCTGATTTCTGGTCACTCTGATAGCGACGGCCCAACTTCTTTGGCTATTCTGAGAGACATGTTACGATCAGGGATTAAACCGAATGAAGTTAGTTTTTCTGCATCTCTCAAGGATCCTTCTTTTTTGGATCTCCAGCAGATTCACTCATTAGTGACAAGATTGGGTCATAGTGATAATGACTATGTTTCAAGTGGTATCATATCATCGTATGCTTCACATGGCATTGTTTCTGATGCCTTGACTTATGGAGTTGCACTGAATCCTGATTCTTGTAGTGTCTCCATGAATGTTTTAGCTGGGGTGTATAATAAAGCTCGCATGTACCAAGAAACTAAGAAGCTACTTTTACATCAGCAAGCTAGAGATACTACTTCATGGAGCATACTTATTACTGCTTGCTCACGCAGTGGTGATTATATTGAAGCTTTTGGATTTTTCAAGCAGATGAGAATTATGGGGTACCATGTCGATAACTATATATTTGTGAGCTTGCTGAGCATTTGTACAAAAAACAACAGTCTTGATCTTGGTAAGTTGATTCATGGGCTTATCATCAAGACCATTTCCGGTTGCTGTGACACTTATGTTGATAATATGTTGCTAGATATGTATGCTAAATGTGGTAGAATTGAAGACTGTCTCAAAGTTTTTGAGGAAATGAAAGATAGGAACCTTATCTCATGGACAGCTGTGATTTCCGGCCTTGGACTTAATGGGTTTTCTCATAAGGCCTTGGCATGGTTTAAAGCCATGGAAAAGGATGGCTGCAAACCTGACAAAGTAGCAATTCTAGCAGTTCTGTCAGCTTGTAGACATGGTAGACTTGTGGAGGAGGGGATGAAGATATTCAAAAATGTGAAAGCTAATTATTCAGTTGAAGCTGAGATGGAGCATTACATTTGTGTGGTGGACATGCTGTGTAAGTGTGGTCATTTGAAGGAAGCTGAGGTTGTGATTAGAGGCATGCCATTCCAACCAAGTACTGTCATATGGCGCACATTCCTCCAAGGATGCAAGACATATGGTGTAACTGAAGTACAAGTTTTTGCTAGCAATGGATCAAATAGAATTGCTCTTGATAAACTGTAG